The Pontibacter korlensis sequence CTTGTGGAGACCTTGTACGGAAGTCCACAACCTGTAGTAGAGCTTAAAAAGCTACGGAAAACCTTTGTGTATGATAACCTGAAGGTACACCTGGACCAGCTTGAAACCCTTGGTTACTTTGTAGAGGTAGAGGCGCTGGATATAGACGGCTCCTATGGACTGGAGCACTTGCTGGAGCTGTGTGAAAGTAGGAAAGAGCTGCTTCAGCTGGAAGATGAGGACCTCGTACAGGAAGACTATCCTGTACTTCTTAACCAAATCACTAAATCAATCAATCCAAACAATAACTACAACAAATGACCCTGCTCGACGGAAAAAAGACATCCGAAGCCATTCAGAATGAAATTGCGGCCGAAGTTGCTGCCATTAAAGCAAAAGGAGGAAAGATACCTCATTTGGCTGCCGTACTTGTAGGTAACGATGGCGGCTCTGTTACCTATGTTACCAATAAAGTTGCTACCTGTGAGCGCATAGGTTTTGGCTCTTCACTTATTCGTTACGAAGACACAGTAACTGAAGAAGAACTCCTTAACAAAATCAAAGAGCTGAATGAGGATGAGGAGGTAGACGGGTTTATAGTACAGCTGCCCCTGCCAAAGCACATCGATACCGAAAAAGTGATCGAGGCAATTGACCCAAAGAAAGATGTTGATGGCTTCCACCCAACAAACGTAGGGCGTATGGTCGCTGGCTTGCCAGCTTACCTTCCGGCTACTCCTGCTGGTATTCTGCAATTGCTGCAGCGCTACGAAATCGATACCAAAGGCAAGCACTGCGTTGTTGTTGGACGCAGCAATATCGTAGGTACTCCTATGAGTATTTTGATGGCTAAGGGAGGTTACCCAGGCAATGCCACCGTTACGCTTTGCCACCGCAACACTGTTGATTTAGCTTATCATACCCGCCAAGCAGATATTATTATTGTTGCCGTTGGCCAGCCAGGCCTCATAACCGCTGACATGGTGAAAGAAGGAGCCGTGGTGATAGACGTTGGTACAACCCGCGTACCTGATGCTAGCCGCAAGTCAGGCTTCCGCTTGAGAGGTGACGTTGATTTTGATAATGTTGCAGAGAAGTGCAGCTACATAACGCCTGTACCAGGTGGTGTTGGACCACTCACCATTGCCATGCTGATGACAAATACCTTAAGAGCATCGAAAAAAGAAGTTTACGGGTAACCATTTCGAAGCCCTCTCTTTAAACAGGAGAGGGTTTTTTGTTGCCCCTACTTAACCAACTGTCATTGTACACGCTCATTCCAGCATCACCCCGGAACAGAACATACACTATGCCTTGTTGCTATTTTGATTAACTTTACGGGTTCTGCTTGGTTAAGCATAAATAAACTATATACACCACCAGAACAAGTATAAATGGCTGTACTTAACAAGTTAATACAGCCTGAGGAAGAATAGCATTGGAAGAGACAAAAACATTTAAGACCGCCTCTATACATCAGGTGCCGAAAGATGGCAGTCTGTTGCCACTAATGGAGGCTTTTTATACAATTCAGGGAGAAGGAGGTAACACTGGTACAGCTGCATACTTTATCCGTTTAGGAGGCTGTGACGTTGGTTGCCACTGGTGTGATGTAAAGGAAAGTTGGGATGCAGAACAGCACCCGCTTACACCTATAGAGGACATAGTGGAAACTGCAGCAGCATACCCTGGTAAGGCAGTTGTAATTACAGGTGGCGAGCCGTTGCTCTACAATTTGGCTCCTTTAACAGAGCAATTACAGGCACGGGGCATTAAAACGTTTATAGAGTCCTCAGGGGCATACGCTGTAAGCGGCAACTGGGACTGGTTCTGTCTTTCTCCTAAGAAATTTAAACAGCCTGACCCTTCTGTATATCCTTTTGCAGATGAGCTAAAAGTAGTTATCTTTAACAAGAGTGACTTTAAATGGGCTGAGGAGCATGCTGCCAAGGTAGGAGAGAGCTGTAGTCTTTACCTTCAGCCGGAGTGGAGCAAGGCCCAGGAAATAACGCCGCTCATTGTTGAGTACGTAAAAAACAATCCGAAATGGCGTGTCTCGCTGCAGACACACAAGTACATGGACATTCCGTAAATCCTGATGAAGTATAAACCGCTGCTAACCGCTTTCCTGCTGATGCTGGGAACAGCCTCCATGGCGCAAACATCAAAACTCAGCACCACCTCAGCTAAGGCAGAGCGTTTATACGAAAAAGCAGATGCCTATGTGCGGGCAAGAGATTTTGATAGAGCACTGCAGAGCCTGAACGAAGCTATTGAAAAGGATCCGAAGTTTGCAGAGGCATACATCCGCGCGGCCAGCTTATATAAGATTTTGGGCAACAAAGCAGCTGCATTTGAAAACCTGGAAAAAGGCCTGCCCTTGCTTCCATTTTCTAAGGGGCAGTCAAACAATTACTATGAGTTCGCTGAATTATATTTCGACAGAGGGAATTATCAGGCAGCGAAGGAATGGTATGAAACATTCCTGAAAACAGGCTCTACTAATGCAAAGCAAGTAGAGTGGGCGCGACGTCAGATTAAGACAGCCGCCTTTGCGCAGGAGGCAATGGAGCAGCCTGTACAGTTTAACCCGGAGCAGTTGCCAGGTACGCTGAACAGGTTTGGTCTTCAGTATTTCCCTTACACAACCGCCGATCAGCGTTATTTTATCTATACCGCCAGGCAAAGTGGACGCCCTGACCATGATGAGAATATTTATGTAAGCGAGAGGAAGGGAGAGGAGTGGCAGGCACCCGTTTCTATCTCTGATAATATTAACTCACCAGCTAACGAGGGTGCTGCTACAATTTCTGGCGATGGTAAAACACTGGTTTTTACTTCCTGCAACCGTCCTGATACCCAGGGTGACTGCGATCTCTATATTTCATTTAGAACAGGCAGTGAGTGGAGCAAGCCTCAGAATATGGGTAAGGCTGTAAATTCCAAAGCCTGGGATTCCCAGCCAAGTTTGTCTGCCGACGGAAGAACGTTATACTTTACCTCCACGCGCGGTGGCGGTGTAGGAAAAGAGGACATCTGGGTAACGCACCGCAACGATGATGGGTCTTGGCAGAAGCCGGTAAACCTTGGGAGAGAAGTTAACTCTACCGGGCGTGATATGGCTCCATCCATTCACATGAGTGGCTCAACTTTATACTTTGTAAGTGATGGCCACATTGGGCTGGGTGGGCTAGACATCTTTAAAACAAACCTAAAGGAGAACGGGAAGTGGACTGAACCACAAAATTTAGGCTATCCGTTGAATACCCATGCTGACGAGGGGTCCCTCTTCATTACTCCGGATAGTGAAATTGGTTATTACTCCAGGCAAGTAAACACAGATGCCGGTGTGCCAGGTATTCAGCTGTACCGCTTTGATGTGCCGACAGAATGGCGCAGCCGTGTTAACAGTACCTATGCCCAAGGCCGCGTATTTGATGCTGATTCAAAGAAACCTATTTCCGCACAAGTACAACTGTATGATGTAGAGGCAGATTCTCTGGTGCAGCAAGTTGGCTCAGATAAGGTTTCAGGCGAATATACTGTAGTACTAACGCAGGGTAAGCAGTATGCCTTATATGTGTCGGCTCCTAACTACCTGATGAATAGCCGAAGCTTCGATTATACTTCTTCCAAAGCTTTATCTCCTATAGCTTTGGATGTTTACCTGGAACCTATCAAATCAGGAGCTGCCATGGTGCTTAGTAATCTCTTTTTCGATACAGGTAAATATGCGCTTGAGAAAAAGTCTAAGACGGAGTTAGACAAGCTGGTTACCTTTTTGCAGCAAAACCCTAAAGTGAAGATTGAAATCTCTGGCCACACGGATAATGTTGGCTCCGATCAGGCTAACCAGGTCCTGTCAGAGCGTCGTGCCAAGTCTGTTGTAGACTACTTAGCCAGCCACGGTATCAGCAAAGAGCGCTTCCGACACAAAGGTTACGGCGAGACAAGGCCTGTAAAACCGAATAAATCCGAGGAAGATCGGCAGATGAATCGGCGGATAGAGATGAGAATACTATAAAACAGAAGGCGGTAAAGCATCAGATGCTTTACCGCCTTCTATTTTAAAAGTTCATATTTTAAACTATACTCCCCAGGTATTTGGAGATTTGCGCCATTCAGCCAAAGTATCCATAGCAGATTCCTGAATGTATCCTTGTTTAGCGGCAGCCTCTACTAATGCGCTGTAGTTGCTCAGGCAGTGCAGCGGAATACCAGCATTATGGAAGTTTTCTTCTGCCAGGGCAAAGCCATACGTAAATATAGCGGCCATGCCTACTACTTCAGCTCCTGCAGCTTTAACTGCTTCGGCAGCTTTGAGCGAACTGCCACCGGTAGAGATCAGGTCCTCGATCATTACCACCTTCTGGCCTTCCAGCAGGCGCCCTTCAATTTGATTACCCATTCCATGCTTCTTAGGCTCCGGACGAACGTAAAGAAAAGGCATTTCCAGTAAATCAGCTACCAGTGTACCCTGCGCAATGCCTGCAGTGGCTACACCAGCTATGGCTTCCGCATCGGGATACTGCTGTTTTACAAGCTCAGCTAGCTGTTGTTTAATGTAGCTGCGTATGTACGGGAAAGAAAGCGTAACGCGGTTATCACAGTAGATTGGGGAGTTCCAGCCGCTGCTCCATTTAAATGGCTGCTCCGGTCTTAACTTCACGGCCTCAGTTTCGAGCAGGAATGAGGCTACCTGATGTGCTGTTGTCGTAGAATCCATGGCCCGAAAATACATAAATAATCTTCCTTTTTAAGGCTGCGTATTTTGTTTGAGCCGATTTATTTTTTGTTTTGTATAAAATATGCTTCTGCTGAAGCACCCAAACTGAATGAACGTTTTTATCAACGATATTCCGCTAATCCTAAAAAAAGCTACGGACAAGGTTTATAAGCATGAGTATGACCTTATTCTTAAGTCCTCAGAACACTTTACCTCTAAAGACCTTGTAGGAGATGTGCTGATCAAAGATGCGGATCCGCAGCTGATAGACCGCCTGGTGCGGCTGATGGAAGTAAAGAAGCTAAAAAAGCTTCGGTCGCTTACGCTTGTGGCTGACAAGAAAAAGAAACTGATTGAGCACCTAAAAGATCAGTTTAAAATAGTAAAAGCTGCCGGAGGCTTGGTATTGAAAGACGGAAAGATTTTGATGATCTACCGCTTGGGCGTGTGGGACCTGCCAAAAGGAAAGCTAGAGAAGAAAGAGAAAGTACAACAAGGTGCCCTGCGAGAAGTAGAGGAGGAGTGTAATATAAAGGTTGAGATAGCAGAAAAGCTACCAAAGACCTGGCACTCTTATGCCTACAAGGGCAAAAAGATACTGAAGAAAACAAGCTGGTACCGGATGGAGTGTACCGACGACAGCTTAATGAAGCCGCAGGCGGAGGAGTTTATTGAGGAAGTACGTTGGATGAGTCCTGAAGAAGTGATGGAAGTGCTGCCAAAAGCCTATACTTCTATTGCCTTCATCATCCAACACTATCTGCAATCTCTGAAAACCGGAAAGGTATAAATTCGTCCACGTTGCCGCCAAAGCGATGAATCTCTCTGATGATTGATGAGCTGATGGCGGCAAGGTGTGGTGAAGTAATCAGAAATACACTCTCCAGGTCATGATTTACATGACGGTTTGCCTGCGCAATAGTGTTTTCATACTCAAAGTCGGTAGTGTTACGCAATCCGCGTAGCAAAAACTGAGCACCTATCTCACGGGCGTATTCAGCTGTCAATCCTTTGAAAGTCTCTACTTTGATGTTCGGCTGGTCTTCGAAAAGCCTTGTCATTACTTGGTGCATCCTCTCTATCGGGATGTATCGCTGCTTGCTGCTGTTATTACCTATAGCCACTACAACTTCGTCAAAAAGCTTCGCTCCACGCATTACCACATCATAATGACCATTAGTAAAAGGATCAAAGGAACCAGGAAAAAGGGCAATTCTTTTCATGAGCTAGGGTTTGTATGGAGCTAAAGCTGTTAAATCAGCATCTGCTACAAAAGCTTTAATTACTTAGAGGGTGATATTGTTTAAAAGGTTTCTCCTGTAACCTGAAAAGCATCAGCAGGCCTATTCACATAGATGAAGGCTGTAAAGCTCAAAGTACCGGTGCTCGAACAGGTCGTGAAACTTATAGCTATACTCTATATCTGAAGGTTTTTTGCCTAGCTTAATCTGGCGAATATACTTCTGCAGGATGTTGAACAGGGAAGAATCATGCGTGATGTCGCCCCAAACTGTTAAAGTCTCCTGCTCAGGGTTCATCTTCTGCTCCTGCATAATGAAGATGATATAGTATATAAAATCCTCAGGGCTTACATAATTGAAAATATTGCAAAACTCCAGTCCTCCCGGGCCAATCACCAGCAAGGTCACGTAGTTCCTCTCCACAAAGGCATACATGCTGCGAAGGTTAGTACGCGGTGTCTGGTGCAATATACTCCGGATTAGGGAGCTGGTGACGTGCACTATCTGCAGCGGCTGCTCCGGAAATAAATCCTGCAGTGCCTGGTGCAATCCTTTATCTATGGCAAAGATATTTATTGCCTCCAGGCCATTATGACGGTAGTAAAGCACCTCATCCTGCACAGGATTGATATCTGAATGCAGGCGCAGGTAGTCCTGCAGGTGTGCCGGGTCATAAAGGGTTTCCGGTACCAGGGTGAAATGCTGGTTACTCACCGAAACACGTACTAGGTTCCAGTTTTGCTCCTGTAGAAGTGGGTTTTCCTGCGCTATCAGGCGCAGCTGCTCGCCAATCTGCATTGGAGAAAAGATTGTTATCAACTCGTAATCCTCCAGCACCACAAACTTGTTACGCTCTGTGTTGGCTACTGCAATGCGTATTGCTTTTTGGCTGAGTGCTATGTAAAGATTACACTGACTCGCCTGTGAGGGCGAGAAAGCCTCATCTTGAATCTTGTGTGAGAGCCTGTAGTGTGTGTTGATGGTGTTCAAGGTATCCTGTCGTCCTGTGTAAGCGATGGTGGGCATAACCGCCCTAGTGCAAGTATATAAAAATTATGGCAAAAGGCAGCGGTAGGTATACTATGGCATAAAATTATGAGGCAATCCCAGTAAGTCGTCTAACGAAAGCAAGAGCTGCAGTACCCTGTGTTTGTCCTGTCTGGGTATGTTTTGTAGTTCTTTTACACTCATCCACTGCACATGTTCAATTAGCTGGCCTTCTGCTTGTGCCTCTGGGTCATAGCCAGTTGCCAGCTCGCCTTCAAGAGTCTGCACCTCGAAGAAAAATTCAACAGCGTGTAGCGGCGGGTGCAGAAATTCGTTCACATAAAGAAACCGGCCAACTTCTACCTGCAGTCCTGTTTCCTCTAAAAATTCACGTTTCAGGCAGTCCTGCATACTTTCGCCGTACTGTAGTCCACCTCCCGGTGGTGCCCAAAACGCATAGTTATCAATGGTTTTTCCGTGTCGTACTACTACTAATTTATCATCTTTAATGCAGATACCGCATACGCGTATTCTGAGTTTATCAGCATAGGCGGCAGCATTAGGGTTTAAATCTGGCATGGTTGGTTTACGGGTGTTTTGGTCGTAAATTTACAGTATGATTAAGACGTATAATCCAGAATTTGAAGCTGACATACGTGAGAAGCTAGAGCGGCAGGAATTTATGAAGCTCATGGGCTTTAACGTAACAAAGATAGAAGAAGGTAGGGTAGAAGGCGAATTAACACTGGAGCAAAAGCATCGGCAGCATAAAGGCTTTGCCCATGGCGGCGTAATTGCTACACTGGCAGACATTGTTGCAGGTTTTGCAGCTGTAAGCCTCGTGCCAAAGAATCACCATGTGGTAACTGCCGAAATCAAAGTTTCATACTTCCACCCAGGCCTGGGTGACAAATTGATAGCAAAAGGATACGTTGTGAAGCAAGGACGAAAGCTAAACTTTTGTGAAGCAGAGGTATACGCGGTTAAAGGCCAGGAGCAACCCTTACTGATAGCCAAGGCAAGTACAACTATGGCTACTATCACCCCTGAAGATATTGCGAGAGTTAAGAAGTCAGAAGGATAATTAAATAACATCTTTATAACAGGTTAAACTCCTTCTCCTGATTCTTTTAGTAACTAATTTTGTTGTACAGGCGAGGGTTCTATACTCAACTCTCTAACCCTTTAACTTTTTTAACTTACACCATGCGCCCGGTAGAAGCCTTACGAAATAATTTTCCGTTTGAACCGACTGAAGACCAGGCGAAGCTTTTTGCTAAACTCGATGAGTTCATTCTGAATAAAGGGGAGGAGCGACAGGTGTTCCTGCTGAAAGGATATGCCGGTACTGGTAAAACGACAGTTGTTACCTCCTTGGTAAAAATACTCAACTCGTTTGGGTATAAGTATGTGTTGCTTGCCCCAACTGGGCGTGCAGCTAAGGTAATGGCCAGCTATAGTGGCCGCGCGGCTTTTACGATCCACAAGAAGATCTATCGACAGACGGCTAATCCTTTTTCAGAAGGACTTTCCTTTACCCGCCAACCAAACAAGTCTGATAACACTGTTTATATAGTGGATGAGTCCTCTATGATATCTGATGAAAGTGGCTTCGGAGAAAACGGTTTACTGCAGGACTTGCTGCAATATGTATTCGACAAGAAGAACAATAAACTACTACTGATTGGCGACACAGCACAGTTGCCGCCGGTAGGGCAGGCCTTGAGTCCATCTTTAGATGCAGAGTACCTGAAGCAGAACTTCCGCTGCCATGTGCAGCAAATTGAACTGCGCCAGGTAATGCGTCAGGCTGAGGCATCGGGCATACTCATGAATGCGACGCAACTGCGCGACCGCATGAAGCAGGAAAAGCTGGATATAAAGCTCTTTACCAAGGGCTGGCGTGACATCTACCGGATGACTGGCGAGAAACTGGAAGACGGGCTCCGCTATGCTTATGACAAGTTCGGTATCGAGAACACCATTGTTATCTGCCGATCAAATAAAAATGCTAATCTCTATAACCAGCACATCCGCCGCAGAATCTTCTTTGCAGAAGATGAGTTAGGTGTAGGCGATTACCTGATGATTGTGCGGAACAACTATTTTTGGCTGCCAAAGGACTCTGATATTGGCTTTATGGCCAATGGAGACTTTGTAGAGGTAACCAAAATTATCCGCTACGAAGACATGTATGGCTTCCGGTTTGCCGATGTTCGTATTCGTTTTGTAGATTACCCTGATGCGCAGGAGGAAGAGGTGAAAATAATGCTTGATACGCTTTACTCTGACGCTCCTGCCTTGCCAGCTGACCAGAACAAGAAGCTCTATGAGGAAGTGCTGCAGGATTATATGGATATCAAGACGAAAAAAGAGCGGTATAAAGAGCTGAAGAAAAACCCGTACCTTAATGCATTACAGGTTAAGTTTGCCTATGCCCTCACCTGCCATAAAGCGCAGGGTGGTCAGTGGCAGGCCGTTTTTGTGGATCAGGGCTTTCTGAAAGAGGATATGGTGAACGAAGAGTTTGCCCGATGGCTTTACACAGCCCTTACTCGCTCATCAGAAGAGCTGTATCTGCTGAACTTTAACGAACAATTATTAGTTGACTGACAAAAGAAAATCTTATTTTGCATCGTTTTTGATATAAAACAAGTATATACTTTATCGCATAAACTTTAACCCTCTACATAGATGAAAAAAGTAATCCTTTCTTTTGCATTCGCAGCCCTTATTGCTGGTGGCGCTGTAGCGCAGGAAAAACCTAAGGCAACTGCCCCTCAGGAGCAAGCTACAAATGGCCCTGCCCTGACATTCGAAGAAAAAGAATTTAACTTTGGCGACATTACGCAAGGCGATGTAGTGGAGCACACTTTTAAGTTTAAGAACACAGGTACACAGCCTCTTGTAATTGAGCGTGTGGATGTCACCTGCGGTTGTACTACTCCAGCTTGGTCTAAAGAGCCAATTATGCCTGGTAAAACTGGTTATGTTACGGCTAAGTTTAACAGTGCAGGCAAATTAGGCCAGCAGAAGAAAGCGATTACAGTACACTCTAATGCCGCTGATGGCGCTAAGTACGTGTACATAGTAACGAACATCAAAGAAAAGACCACAGCTAGCGCTGCTAAGAACTAAGCCTCAAAGCTTATCAAAGTATAAAGGCCACCTGAAAGGGTGGCCTTTTCTTTTTCTTAACCTAGAGGTGACATACATATTGTTATCTTTATATAAACACAGTCCATCTCATGGTTAAGAACAGACTTATAACTGCCTTTCTATTCCTATCCTGTATCGCCACCAAGCCAGCCAAAGCTCAAAAAGCAGAACAGGACGTAAACATAGCCTATGGTTTTGCCTCTTCTCCACTTATTACTAATGCATTCTGGCACTTATTTAGTGACAATACAAGGTTAAAGGCACTAGGCCCAATTTCAGCAGAATATAAATACCATGTCTCTGACAGGATTGTAGTAGGAGTCACTGGTTCCTTTGTCCAGATCAGTACGCGGTATAAAACCTCTAACACGCTGAGCTATCGCAGCAAGTACTATACACTGATGCCACAGTGTCTCGTATTTTTTGGAAAAAAGAACAAAGTAGAGGCTTATAGTGGCATATCATTAGGTGTAAATTATGCTACGGCTGTCGATACAGATTATGAACATATAAGAGAAGAGGTAATACGTGCGTCTTATCACCTTACTGCTTTGGGAGTTAGAACGACAAAGCGCACCGGTCTTTTTGCTGAAATGGGCTATGGGTATAAAGGGCTACTGAACGTGGGGCTGAGCCACAGGCTGACAGGGAGCAAAAAAAAAGCAAAGTATGACGTACATACTTTGCCTTACAAGTGAAATCAGCAGCTTATGTTTAAAGTGCTTTCAAAATAGCATAAAACAACGCACCCCAGCCAACTATCAGGAGTGTTCCTCCAATAGGCGTGATGGCTCCCAGCCAGGTAATGCCTGTAGCGCATAGTACATAAAGAGAACCAGAGAATACCAGCACTCCAAGAAAGAAGCACCAAGCAGCTACCTGTAGCGCTGGCTGTTGTACCTGAAATAACAACAAACCTACCGCCAGGAGCGCCAAAGTATGGTACATCTGGTATTTTACGGCAGTCTCGAAGGTGTCAACGCGGTTGGTGGCTTGCAGCATAGGCGCAAGCGCATGAGCACCAAAAGCACCAATAGCAACAGTCAGTGCACCAAAGGCACTGGCAATAAGTAGTATAGTTTTCTGCGTCACTGTTTTAAATATTTGCGTATGCCTGCCTTATAACAGGTGCCTGTAAAGGTACAACAGTGAGGGCTAAAAAGCACCCAAAGCCTATTTATTACTCCGCCTCCAGGGCCTCAATCAGCTGTTCTTCAAACTCTTCCTGGCTATCGTACTGCGTAAACTCCAGTGTTTTGTTTTCTGCTTTGAGTTGTGTTACCACGTCCAAAGCTACTACAAGCGGTTCAGCTTCTTTTCCCGTTAGGTCACTGTCCCAATCGGTACCTACAAGCAGCTCATCGCCATACATGCCTACGCACCAGTTCTCCAGGAACTCAACCAGGGAAATTGACTCAGGTTTGTAGTCAGACCACTCATCATCGGCACAGGCTGCTGCACCATCTCTAGAAGACCAGAACAAAATTACTTCTGTATCCTCAAATTCTGAGGAGCTGGAAGTTGCCCATGTGTCATTCTTAGTTAAGCCCCACACCTCTTCTGTTTGTACAACATGCTGGATAAAGGCTTTATATTTTTGCTCAATTGTACTCGCATGCTGTGTCATGTTTGCGCTCTGTTTTTGGTGAGAAATTTTATTTGCAGGCAAAATACAAAAAATATATATACTTCAAACTTATGTGAAGGGGGAGTGGTTACAGCTGGCTGAACAAATTTGGATAGTCTGAGATGATTCCATCCACTCCTAACTGCTTTAATCGCTGCATTTCTTTGAGATCGTTCACCGTCCAAGGTACCAGCTTCATGCCTTGCTCATGTGTTGCCTTTATAAGGGAAGGAGTAACAAGTTTAAAGTATGGGCTGTAGATGGTAGGGGTAAACCCCAGCTGTTCCAGGTTCTTCTCTAGACCTTTCAGGTTCTCTACCAGTAAAGCCGTTTTTATATCCGGATGCTTCTGATGCAGCACTTTAAGCGTACGCGGATCAAAAGATTGAATGATGACATACGGTCTTATCCCTTTCTCATCAATAACAGCCACTAACTTATCTATAAATTCTTCAGGTGCTGGGTGGTATATTCCATCTCCGGAAGGTTTTGACTTGGTTTCAATGTTGTAGAATACCTGCGCTAGACCTTTTTCCTTAATGTATGCCTGAGCTGAATCAATCACCTCTGATAACAAAGGCTTGTATGCTTTCATCAGCTGTTGCTCCGGAAACTTGCTGTAGTATTTAGAGCCTACATCAAAAGTACGAATCTGGCTGTACGGCATTTGGTACAGCACATATTTTTTAGCGTCTGCAGCCGGAATCTCCGCACCCGAGGGCAGCAACTCATGCTCCGGATTTATGAAAGGGTCGTGGGAGAGAAGCACCTGCCCATCCTGGCTGATATGTGCATCCATTTCCAACGTAGTAACTCCTGAGTCCAAGGCCTTCAGCATGGCCGGAACGGTGTTTTCTGGCAACAGTCCACGCGCTCCACGGTGACCTTCCTTATCAAAGGCAGGTAACGCTACAGACGATTGCTGGGTTGGCTTGTTTTGTGACATACTACTGGTGGTGCATGCTATGAGCAGGAGTAGGGTAGCGAAAAAAAAGGATCTGATACGGCACATGGTTAAGAAGTTTGTTCTGGCACAAAAATGAGGTACTCTGCATCGAAATAAAACCTCAGGAGCTATACTTTACAATTACTTAACAAGTAGCAGTACCTATAGATATATCCTCGACTTCGCTGCTAAGTCCTTATTTCTTGCTGTAGTCTCTGGCACCAAAGATGCCGCTGCCTACCCGGATCATGGTGCTTCCTTCTTCAACTGCTATTCTCCAATCCGAAGTCATGCCCATAGATATCTCCTTAAAGTCGTTATTGGCGAAGAAGTAGGTTTCTTTTAAGCGGTCAAAGCAGCTACGCAATTGACGAAACTCCTGGCGAAGTTTCTCCTCATTGTCTGTGTTGGTTGCAATGCCCATCACACCCGTCAGGCGAATGTAGTGCATGCTGCGGAATTCTTCTGACTGTACTAGTGACTCGGCTTCTTTCAGTGTCATACCAAACTTTGTTTCCTCGTCAGCGATAGAAATTTGAAGCATACAGTTAATTGGATGTGTTCGGCCAAACATCTCAGCGCGCTTGTTTATCTCTTTCAGAAGCTTGAGGCTGTCAACAGACTGTATG is a genomic window containing:
- a CDS encoding PaaI family thioesterase, producing MIKTYNPEFEADIREKLERQEFMKLMGFNVTKIEEGRVEGELTLEQKHRQHKGFAHGGVIATLADIVAGFAAVSLVPKNHHVVTAEIKVSYFHPGLGDKLIAKGYVVKQGRKLNFCEAEVYAVKGQEQPLLIAKASTTMATITPEDIARVKKSEG
- a CDS encoding ATP-dependent DNA helicase; its protein translation is MRPVEALRNNFPFEPTEDQAKLFAKLDEFILNKGEERQVFLLKGYAGTGKTTVVTSLVKILNSFGYKYVLLAPTGRAAKVMASYSGRAAFTIHKKIYRQTANPFSEGLSFTRQPNKSDNTVYIVDESSMISDESGFGENGLLQDLLQYVFDKKNNKLLLIGDTAQLPPVGQALSPSLDAEYLKQNFRCHVQQIELRQVMRQAEASGILMNATQLRDRMKQEKLDIKLFTKGWRDIYRMTGEKLEDGLRYAYDKFGIENTIVICRSNKNANLYNQHIRRRIFFAEDELGVGDYLMIVRNNYFWLPKDSDIGFMANGDFVEVTKIIRYEDMYGFRFADVRIRFVDYPDAQEEEVKIMLDTLYSDAPALPADQNKKLYEEVLQDYMDIKTKKERYKELKKNPYLNALQVKFAYALTCHKAQGGQWQAVFVDQGFLKEDMVNEEFARWLYTALTRSSEELYLLNFNEQLLVD
- a CDS encoding DUF1573 domain-containing protein, translated to MKKVILSFAFAALIAGGAVAQEKPKATAPQEQATNGPALTFEEKEFNFGDITQGDVVEHTFKFKNTGTQPLVIERVDVTCGCTTPAWSKEPIMPGKTGYVTAKFNSAGKLGQQKKAITVHSNAADGAKYVYIVTNIKEKTTASAAKN
- a CDS encoding outer membrane beta-barrel protein produces the protein MVKNRLITAFLFLSCIATKPAKAQKAEQDVNIAYGFASSPLITNAFWHLFSDNTRLKALGPISAEYKYHVSDRIVVGVTGSFVQISTRYKTSNTLSYRSKYYTLMPQCLVFFGKKNKVEAYSGISLGVNYATAVDTDYEHIREEVIRASYHLTALGVRTTKRTGLFAEMGYGYKGLLNVGLSHRLTGSKKKAKYDVHTLPYK
- a CDS encoding DUF423 domain-containing protein; this translates as MTQKTILLIASAFGALTVAIGAFGAHALAPMLQATNRVDTFETAVKYQMYHTLALLAVGLLLFQVQQPALQVAAWCFFLGVLVFSGSLYVLCATGITWLGAITPIGGTLLIVGWGALFYAILKAL
- a CDS encoding DUF2750 domain-containing protein, which encodes MTQHASTIEQKYKAFIQHVVQTEEVWGLTKNDTWATSSSSEFEDTEVILFWSSRDGAAACADDEWSDYKPESISLVEFLENWCVGMYGDELLVGTDWDSDLTGKEAEPLVVALDVVTQLKAENKTLEFTQYDSQEEFEEQLIEALEAE
- a CDS encoding glycerophosphodiester phosphodiesterase — encoded protein: MSQNKPTQQSSVALPAFDKEGHRGARGLLPENTVPAMLKALDSGVTTLEMDAHISQDGQVLLSHDPFINPEHELLPSGAEIPAADAKKYVLYQMPYSQIRTFDVGSKYYSKFPEQQLMKAYKPLLSEVIDSAQAYIKEKGLAQVFYNIETKSKPSGDGIYHPAPEEFIDKLVAVIDEKGIRPYVIIQSFDPRTLKVLHQKHPDIKTALLVENLKGLEKNLEQLGFTPTIYSPYFKLVTPSLIKATHEQGMKLVPWTVNDLKEMQRLKQLGVDGIISDYPNLFSQL
- a CDS encoding YggS family pyridoxal phosphate-dependent enzyme, producing the protein MSIKENILYFDEQLKNTPCRLVGVSKTHPVEVIKEAYDAGHRLFGENKVQELIDKYAKLPHDIAWHLIGHLQTNKVKYIAEFVDTIQSVDSLKLLKEINKRAEMFGRTHPINCMLQISIADEETKFGMTLKEAESLVQSEEFRSMHYIRLTGVMGIATNTDNEEKLRQEFRQLRSCFDRLKETYFFANNDFKEISMGMTSDWRIAVEEGSTMIRVGSGIFGARDYSKK